Sequence from the Malaciobacter pacificus genome:
TTATTCAAAAGCTTGTAACTCCTATTATTAAAAAAGCAGATATGATAGTAGTGCCATCAGATTATTTTCAAGATGTTATTTACACTAAATTTAATATCTCTAAAGAAAGAATATTTGTTTCTCCATCTGGTGGTATAGATACTAATCTGTTTAAGCCTCAAGAGATAAAAAAAGAGATATTTACAATAGGATATGTTTCAAGAATAGATAAAGGCAAAGGTTGGGACACTCTACTAGATGCTGTTAATTCACTGATGAGTGAAGGTGTAACATTTCGAGTTTTAATTATTGGTGGTGGTGCAGAGGAAAAATCACTTTTGCAAAAGATTGAAGATCTAGAACTTAAAAATATAGTGGAGTTTGTCGGACCAAAGCCTCACAATGAGCTTGTAAGCTATTTTAATCAAATGAGTATTTTTGCCTTTACTACTAGGCTTGCAGAGAGTTTGGGTCTTGTAGGACTTGAAGCTATGGCATGTAGTGTGCCTGTAGTTGGCTCAAACATAGGTGCACTTCCTAGTTATATTAAGGATAACATAAACGGTAAACTTTTTGAAGTAGGAAATGCTGAAGCTTTAGCAAATAATATTGAACATTTTATCAACATGAATGAAAAAGAATTACAAATGTATAAAAACAATGCACTAAAAACAGCGATACTATATGATTCCAAAATTGTAGCTAAAATTTTGTCTTCTAAATTGAAAGGATTTATCGATGAGAAGTGAAATTATTAATGATTATAAAATAAATGCATTTGAAAATAAAAAACACTTTTTAAATCAAATTAAAAATGAAAAAAAAATACTCATAGCAATGAATGCAGAAAAGATACTTAAAGATGATGAAAAACTAAGAAAAATTGTAAATGAAAATATCTCATATCCTGATGGTATTGGTGCAGTTATGGCATTAAAACAAAAGGGCTTAAATACTATAAAGATACCTGGTAGTGAATTTTGGTTAGATATAATAAAAGAATTTCAAAATGAAAAAAGTTTTTATTTTATAGGCTCTACACAAGAAGTAATAGAAAATACAATAAGAAAATTGAAGATAGAATATCCAAGTATAAATATTTTAGGATATCAAAATGGATTTATAAATGAAGAACAAAAAAGTGAACTAAAAGAGAAACTACAAAATTTAAAACCTGATGTTATTTTTGTAGCACAAGGAAGTCCTCGACAAGAGTTTTTAATGGATGAACTTATACATTTACAGCCTGCTTTATATATGGGGTTAGGTGGTAGTTTTGATATTTATGGAGGAAATAAAAAAAGAGCTCCAAAGGTATTTTTAGATTTACATTTAGAGTGGTTATATAGACTTTTAAAAGAACCTACAAGAATAGGCAGACAGTTAAATTTAGTGAAATTTTTAGTTTTGTTAAAACTAGGTAAATTATAAATCAGGAAAATATATGCTTATAATAAAACTTATCTCTATACTCATTTTGACATTTATTTTTATAAAACTAATTATAAAAAACGCCTCATTTCTAGGATTAGTAGATATCCCAAATGACAGAAGTTCTCACACTAAAATCACTCCAAGAGGTGCAGGTATTGGTTTTGGTTTGAGTTTTTTTCTATATTTTTTGGTTTTTGATTTTTCTTTTTTTATAGAGTATTGGAGTGTATTTTTAGCTATATTTTTAGTATTTTTGATAGGTATTTTAGATGACCATAAAGATGCAAGTCCAAAGCAGAAGTTTTATGTGATATTTATATCTTCTATTATTTTGTATTTTAGTGGTATTAGTATAGATAGTTTGGGGTTGTTTTTTGGTTTTGAAGTTTATCTTTGGTATTTTGCATTGCCTTTTAGTATGTTTGCATTTGCAGGATATACAAATGCCTTAAATCTTATCGATGGATTAGATGGATTGGCTGGATTGGTATCTCTTATTATACTTAGTACTTTTGTATATATTGGTTATAAGTTTGATGATGAACTTATACTATCGCTTAGTACTGTGCTTATAGTGACACTATTGGCTTTTTTGTACTTCAACTGGAACCCTGCGAAGATATTCATGGGAGATAGTGGGAGTCTTTTTTTAGGATTTATTATAGCATTACTTGGAGTTTTATCTATAAAGTATGTACATCCTATAGCTGTATTATACATCATAGCTATTCCTATACTAGATACTGTTATTGTGATGATAAGACGTATAAGATATGGTAAGTCACCTTTTAAGCCAGATAAGACTCACATACATCATATTTTATTAAAGTTCTTTTCAAAAAATGTCAAAAAAACAGTATTTTTCATATCTTTGATGCAAGGACTTTTTTCTTTACTTGGTATAGTCCTAGCTTCAAACTCAAAAGAGTTGGGTAATGGTGCTGGAGCTTTTATGGCTTTGGTTGGATTTTTTGGTATTACTATACTTTTTTATATGATATTTACAGGTATGAAAAGAAGACAAAAACTCATAGAAAAACTAGCTTTAAGAAAAAAAAGAAAATATAAGCTAAATAACCAAAAAAGTTAGATAAAATCTTACTTAATTTTATAAAAGGACTATATAAATGAGATACCTATTAGTAGTATGTTTACTATTTATAAACTTATTTGCCATACAGCTAAGCCCTGAGCAGATCATGATGGCAAAACAAGCAGGCATAAGCCAAAGCCAGATAGATAGTGCTATAGTACAAAAAGAACAAGCTAGCGAGCAAAGCGTAGCAAAAGAGCAAGTAGTTCAAAACGATCTCGTATCAACTACTACAAAAGTACAGCTACAAAGATTTGGAAGTCAATTTTTCAATAATAAAAATAAAATAAATCCATACTCTATGCCAACTCCATCAAACTATATACTAAACTATGAAGATAAACTAAACATAGTGATATATGGAGCTACAAATGAAAACTTCAAACTATCTATAAATAACAATGGAAATGTAACTATCCCACTAGTAGGAGAGCTTAAACTTATCGGTAAGACTTTTGAAGAGGCAAAGACTCTTATAGAAGAAGAGGTAAAAAAAGCCTATCCAAACTCTACGAATATCTTAGTAGATATCTCTGAGTTTACATCTATTCAGGTTACTATCTCAGGACTTGTAAACGCACCTGGTCTTTATAACCTTACTAGTTTTTCTACTATAAAAGATGCTATCTTAAATAGTGGGGGAATCCTACCTAGTGGTTCATATAGAAATATATCACTAAAAAGAGATGGAAAAGTTATAAAAAACTTTGATCTATATGAGCTTATAAGATATGGTAAAAACTCATCAGATATGACTTTGAAAAATGGCGATATCATAGTAGTAAATCCAGTGAGTAAACAAGTATCTATAAAAGGTTTTATAAATAACCCAGCTATATATGAGCTAAGATCATACGAATCATACAAAAACCTTATCAACTTCACTACAGGATTCAAAGCAAAAGCAAACACAAAAGCAATAAAACTAAAAAGATATGAAAACAACTCTATAAAAGTCCTAAGCCTAAACAAAGAAGAGTTATACAAACTAAAACCAAAAAATGGTGATGAAATAGTAGTAAGCCAACTAAGCGCCCAAAATGCAAACCTAGTGACTATAGTAGGAAATGTATTCTTAGAAGGAGAAGTACAACTACCAAAAGATAAAAAAATCACTACACTATTCAAAGACCTACTAGATACTCACGGTCAAAATGGTTTTTTCAAAAAAGACACAAGATATGAGTTTTCTATGGTAGAAGATATCAAAGGCAAGGTAAAAAGTTTTAGTCTAAAAGATGTCTTAGACTCTAAGTTGGACTTTTCTTTAAGTGCAGGAGATACTATAAAGGTATTTAAAAAAGATGAATTCCAACAAAAACCTTACATCTTCGCAAGTGGTATGATAGTAAGTGATGAAAAAAGAAAATATGACTTTATAGATGGACTAAAAGCCAAAGATCTATTTAGTATAGTTAACTTCAAAACAGAGACTATAATAGATGATAAAAGAAAAGCAATCTACCCAGACAAATCAAAAATCCAAATAAACAGAGTAGAAAACAACCAAAAAGTAACTCATCTAGTAGATATATCTACAAATGGAAACTTTGCTATCAAAAAATACGATGAGATAGTTTTCTTTGACTTTGAAAGTACAAACGACATATCAAAAGCCACTATAAAAGGTGAGATATTTATCCCAGGTACTTACAACATCACAAAAAATACTACTATAAAAGACCTAGTGAACCTAGCAGGAGGTTTTACTAAAAAGTCACTACTTAGTAGAGCAGAACTAGCAAGATATGAAACAAAAGGCGATGAGAGAATCAGAACTATCATCCCAATAGACCTAAACAAAGCCTTTGATCTAAACTTACAGATATTTCCAGATGATGAGTGGACGATATTTACCATAAAAAACTGGAATGAAAAAAAATATATAGATATCAAAGGAGAGGTTAGATTCCCAGGAAGATACTCTATAGCAGAGGGTGAGAAACTATCTAGCGTTCTAGCTCGTGCTGGTGGATTTACAAAGCATGCCTTTGTAGAAGGTAGCGTGTTTACTAGAGAAGAAGTAAAACAACTACAACAAAGAAGACTAGATGATAGCTTAGATAGACTACGTACAAAAGCCCTTCAAATAAGCTCAAGCGCAAATGAAGCAGGTGAATCACTGCAGAGTAAACAAAACATGGTATCAACAGTAGCCCAACTAGAAAAAGAAGCTTCAAGAAACAAACCAATAGGTAGAATATCTTTAAATTTATACTTAGATTTACAAAGATTCCAAAACTCACCTTTTGATTTAACACTAAAAGACCAAGATAGTCTATATATACCAAGTATAAACGACACTATCTCAGTAGTAGGAGAAGTACTAAATCAAAACACTTTTGTATATGAAAAAGACCTAGATGCCAAAGACTACCTAGCAAAAGCAGGTGGTATCACAGAACTAGCTGATGAAGAGTATATATACATAGTAAAAGCAAACGGTGAAGCAAAAAGAGTAAAGACAGACTACTTCTGGGGTAACTCAAACGATGTATTCAAAGGTGACACTATAGTAGTGCCTATGATGTTAGACCCAGTATCAGATATAAGCTTCGCAAAAGATGTATCAAGTATAGTTTATCAGTTGGCTGTAACAGCAGCATCTCTAAAAACAGTAGGTGGACTATAGTATGAGTGAAGTAGTAAATAAAGAGTATATCCAAGAAGATGAGATAGACCTAAGGGAACTTTTCTCTACTATTTGGAAACATAAGATTAAAATAGTACTATTTTCTTTTATAGTAGTTTGTGCTACTTTGATATATGCCTTAAGTATCCCAAACTCATATAGGTCAAGTGTAGTACTATCACCCCAAGGTGATGATGGTAAGTCAAGTCTAGGAGGTCTAGGCTCACTTGCAGGACTTGCAGGTATATCTCTTGGTGGTGGAAGTAGCAAAGACCCTATGACTATGATGCAAACAGTACTAAAAGACTATGAGTTCAACTCATATATGATAAAAAAGTATGACCTGATAGAAAAAATAAATAAACCATCAAATCTTGTATTTGCTCTTGGTTTTGATTCACTTTATAGTGTGCCAGAAATTGATGAAGAAAAAACTCAAGATGAATTGATATATGATACAAACTTAGCTTTATCAAAAATATTAAGTATATCTAGTGATAAAGATAGTGGACTTATCACTTTTAGTGCTGAGTATATAGATAGATTTTTAGCAAAAGAACTAGTAGATATCTACTTAAAAGAGATTATAGAAAAGATAAAAATCCAAGATATGAAAGAGATAGAAAAACAAATCACTTACTACCAAAAAGAGCTAAGCTCAACATATGATGTAAGCCTAAAAGAACAGCTAAGTAAGTCAATCTCTTCGCTTATGCAAAAAAGAGTATTCTCTCAAGCAAATGACTACTACTTTGTATCAAAGCTAGTAGATAGTAGAGTAGCATATATCAAAGAAAAAACAAAACCAAAAAGAGCACTTATCTTAGTAGTGTCATTTGTGACATCTATCATACTAGGTATTTTTATGGTATTTTTTTATGAGTTTATAAAAGGAAATAAAAAAGATGAAAAAACTATCTAAGGTAGTTTTATCTACTCTTTTTTTTTCTTCAAGCGTTTTAGCCTCAAACAACACTTCCATGTTCAATGGAAACACAGGTATCATAGAGACACCAAACGCTAGAATTATGCCTGATTGGTCTATGAGAATGTTTTTAAATCAAGATCAACCATTCACTTACTTTGGTTTTACAGCAACTCCTCTACCTTTTTTAGAAGCAAACTTCCATGTTACAAGAATCAGTGGAGTTACTGGATTTGGTAGTAATTATGGATATGGCAATTACAAAGATAAATCTTTTAATCTAAAACTACTTTTACAAGAAGAGACTGAACTTCTTCCTAGTGTGGTATTTGGACTAGATGATTTTTGGGGAACAGCTTTATATAGTTCTAAATATGTGGCCTTGGGCAAAGAGATAGGTTATTTTGATTTTACTTTAGGATATGCAAAAGGTAGGCTTGGAGGTGAAGATATCTCTAAATACTCATCAACTTCAAATAGTGGTGGAAGTGATAATAGTGCTGTACAGTTTAT
This genomic interval carries:
- a CDS encoding glycosyltransferase family 4 protein, which codes for MKILLISNMYPSKETPFFGTFVKNFRERLEDENITFKLVVIKGKGTSKLDKIKKYFNFFKNTISKVKVDNYDMIYVHYISHSLLPLLLVQRYIKKPLVLNAHGSDIFVNNRIGGFIQKLVTPIIKKADMIVVPSDYFQDVIYTKFNISKERIFVSPSGGIDTNLFKPQEIKKEIFTIGYVSRIDKGKGWDTLLDAVNSLMSEGVTFRVLIIGGGAEEKSLLQKIEDLELKNIVEFVGPKPHNELVSYFNQMSIFAFTTRLAESLGLVGLEAMACSVPVVGSNIGALPSYIKDNINGKLFEVGNAEALANNIEHFINMNEKELQMYKNNALKTAILYDSKIVAKILSSKLKGFIDEK
- a CDS encoding WecB/TagA/CpsF family glycosyltransferase, producing MRSEIINDYKINAFENKKHFLNQIKNEKKILIAMNAEKILKDDEKLRKIVNENISYPDGIGAVMALKQKGLNTIKIPGSEFWLDIIKEFQNEKSFYFIGSTQEVIENTIRKLKIEYPSINILGYQNGFINEEQKSELKEKLQNLKPDVIFVAQGSPRQEFLMDELIHLQPALYMGLGGSFDIYGGNKKRAPKVFLDLHLEWLYRLLKEPTRIGRQLNLVKFLVLLKLGKL
- a CDS encoding glycosyltransferase family 4 protein: MLIIKLISILILTFIFIKLIIKNASFLGLVDIPNDRSSHTKITPRGAGIGFGLSFFLYFLVFDFSFFIEYWSVFLAIFLVFLIGILDDHKDASPKQKFYVIFISSIILYFSGISIDSLGLFFGFEVYLWYFALPFSMFAFAGYTNALNLIDGLDGLAGLVSLIILSTFVYIGYKFDDELILSLSTVLIVTLLAFLYFNWNPAKIFMGDSGSLFLGFIIALLGVLSIKYVHPIAVLYIIAIPILDTVIVMIRRIRYGKSPFKPDKTHIHHILLKFFSKNVKKTVFFISLMQGLFSLLGIVLASNSKELGNGAGAFMALVGFFGITILFYMIFTGMKRRQKLIEKLALRKKRKYKLNNQKS
- a CDS encoding polysaccharide biosynthesis/export family protein, whose translation is MRYLLVVCLLFINLFAIQLSPEQIMMAKQAGISQSQIDSAIVQKEQASEQSVAKEQVVQNDLVSTTTKVQLQRFGSQFFNNKNKINPYSMPTPSNYILNYEDKLNIVIYGATNENFKLSINNNGNVTIPLVGELKLIGKTFEEAKTLIEEEVKKAYPNSTNILVDISEFTSIQVTISGLVNAPGLYNLTSFSTIKDAILNSGGILPSGSYRNISLKRDGKVIKNFDLYELIRYGKNSSDMTLKNGDIIVVNPVSKQVSIKGFINNPAIYELRSYESYKNLINFTTGFKAKANTKAIKLKRYENNSIKVLSLNKEELYKLKPKNGDEIVVSQLSAQNANLVTIVGNVFLEGEVQLPKDKKITTLFKDLLDTHGQNGFFKKDTRYEFSMVEDIKGKVKSFSLKDVLDSKLDFSLSAGDTIKVFKKDEFQQKPYIFASGMIVSDEKRKYDFIDGLKAKDLFSIVNFKTETIIDDKRKAIYPDKSKIQINRVENNQKVTHLVDISTNGNFAIKKYDEIVFFDFESTNDISKATIKGEIFIPGTYNITKNTTIKDLVNLAGGFTKKSLLSRAELARYETKGDERIRTIIPIDLNKAFDLNLQIFPDDEWTIFTIKNWNEKKYIDIKGEVRFPGRYSIAEGEKLSSVLARAGGFTKHAFVEGSVFTREEVKQLQQRRLDDSLDRLRTKALQISSSANEAGESLQSKQNMVSTVAQLEKEASRNKPIGRISLNLYLDLQRFQNSPFDLTLKDQDSLYIPSINDTISVVGEVLNQNTFVYEKDLDAKDYLAKAGGITELADEEYIYIVKANGEAKRVKTDYFWGNSNDVFKGDTIVVPMMLDPVSDISFAKDVSSIVYQLAVTAASLKTVGGL
- a CDS encoding Wzz/FepE/Etk N-terminal domain-containing protein — translated: MSEVVNKEYIQEDEIDLRELFSTIWKHKIKIVLFSFIVVCATLIYALSIPNSYRSSVVLSPQGDDGKSSLGGLGSLAGLAGISLGGGSSKDPMTMMQTVLKDYEFNSYMIKKYDLIEKINKPSNLVFALGFDSLYSVPEIDEEKTQDELIYDTNLALSKILSISSDKDSGLITFSAEYIDRFLAKELVDIYLKEIIEKIKIQDMKEIEKQITYYQKELSSTYDVSLKEQLSKSISSLMQKRVFSQANDYYFVSKLVDSRVAYIKEKTKPKRALILVVSFVTSIILGIFMVFFYEFIKGNKKDEKTI